From Pseudomonas hormoni:
TCGATGCCAATGCGTGCAGGTGTTCCCAGCGCTGCAACGGCATCGATTGTGCCTGATAGGACGGAAAGTATTCGTGCATGTGTTGGTCGAGGCGCAGGACGATGCTGCGGAAATTCACTTCGTCCAGTTGGCTGAGTTGCTCGTCGCTCAAGCGGTAGCGTTTGCTGTGGTTGGGCTCGGGGGCCTTGCCCGGTCGCTGGTTGATGTGCCAGCAGCCCAGCGCCGCGTCGGCGGCGACGATCTGCGAGCAAGGTCCGAACAGGGTAGGGTCCTTGATACTCTCGGCGTGGCTGAGCAATGCGTGGGCCACGGCAGGGTCGGCGATGCGCAGCAGGACTTCTTCACCCTGTGGGTGCATGACGCTGGTCAGCCAGCGGAAGTGCTCGACCATTTGCGCCCAGGGTTGATCGCTGAACACCAGGTAGCCCCACTCCTGGCGGGGTTCAGCCAGGAACTTCGCGAGGATGGGATTGTTCTGGGTTTTTATCTGGACAAGGCACGGCGAAACGTCACCCAACTCGGCCCACTGCGTGCCGAGGTAGAGTGGCTCGAACACCGGATCGTCCGACCATTGATAAAGGTGCTGGGGCAGTTTTTCGACGCTGACACCATCCAGCAGCAAGCCGACGGTGCCATTCCACGGCAGGCCTTGAGGTAATCCGTTCTCCAGCGGCCAGTCGGACTTAAGCATTTTGCGCCTCCAGTTTGGCCTTCTCGCAGATCGCGCAGATCGGCTTTTTCTGCATCAACGCTTGTCGCTGTGCCGGCACCAACAATTGTCCTGCCTTGTCCGCATCCGCCTGCTTCAACGGCCCCGGCAACAACGGCGCCGCCCCCGTTCCGCTGCCCGGCCCTCCACCGGAGTTCATGTTGATCACCGGCCCGCTCAGGGTCACGCCACCCGCATCGATCTTGATGAAGCTGCCGCCACCAATGAGTGTCAATTCGCTCCCGGCCTCAAGCACCACTTTCATGCCGCTGCTCAAGTGGATTTCCTGGCCCGCATCGATGAATTGCCCAGTGCCGATCTTGATGTGCTGGTTCACGCCCACGGTCAGGTGGTCGTTGGCGCGGGCCTCGACTTTGCGGTCTTCATAAACGGTGTGGTGTTCTTCAGCCTTGAATTCGCTGTAGCTGTTTTTCTCGACGGTGTCGTGGCGTTCGTTGCCGACGCGGATCTTCTGGTCGTGTTCGACGTTTTCGTCCCAGTCGCGCTGGGCGTGCAGAAAGATCTGCTCCTGGCCTTTCTTGTCTTCGATGCGCAGTTCGTTGAAGCCTGCGCCACCCGGCGAGCTGAGGGTTTTGAAGGTGGTGCGGGTCTTGTTCGCCGGCAGGGCGTACGGGACGACGTTTTCCTTGTGGTACAGGCAGCCGCTGATCAGCGGCTGGTCGGGGTCGCCTTCGAGGAAGGTGACGAGCACTTCCATGCCGATTCGCGGGATGGCGATGCCGCCGTAGTGCGCGCCGGCCCAGGCGGAGGAGACGCGCAGCCAGCAGCTGGTCTTGTCGTCGGCCTGACCTTCGCGGTCCCAGTGGAATTGCACTTTGACGCGGCCGTACTGGTCGCAGTGGATTTCTTCACCTTTGGGGCCGGTGACCACGGCGCTCTGGCTGCCGAGGATGCGCGGTTTTTTCTGCGTCAGCGGCGGGCGATTCGGCACGTCCCACGGCGTGGCCTGGAAGCGGTTGCGATAACCCTGGTGGAAATCGTCTTTCAGGTTAGTGGTGCTGCTGGTGACCGACTCTTCCAGGACTTGCGGCTGTTTGCCTTCGTGCAGGACTTCGGTCAGCAGCCACAGGTCGTTCCATTTGGCTTTCGGGTGTTGGGTCAGGGCCAGGAAGTGGCCGCTGACCAGCAACGGCTGATCGCTTTTGCCTTCGGCCAGCTGGAAGTCGCTGCGATGACGTTCGAGGGCGCGTTTGGCCAGGTGCTTGCCGCGTTCGCGGTCGATCAAGCGGCCGGGATAGTCATAGTCTTCGAGGTCGGGCAGGGCGCCGCCGCGGTTTTCACTTTCGAGGGTGATGCGCGGTTTTTCGAAGTCGTAGTCGCGACGGGTGATGCGGCTGGTGCGGGTTTCCAGGCGCAGGTCGAAGCGCTTGATCACCGGGTCGCTGGCGACCATGCCGGAGTCTTGCTGATAGGCCACGGGCGCGAGTTTCGGGAACACCGTCTGGTCATCGCCGAACACCAGTTTGTGGGCCGTGGCGCTGTGCTGGAAGTGGTAGTGGAT
This genomic window contains:
- a CDS encoding DUF4123 domain-containing protein, whose amino-acid sequence is MLKSDWPLENGLPQGLPWNGTVGLLLDGVSVEKLPQHLYQWSDDPVFEPLYLGTQWAELGDVSPCLVQIKTQNNPILAKFLAEPRQEWGYLVFSDQPWAQMVEHFRWLTSVMHPQGEEVLLRIADPAVAHALLSHAESIKDPTLFGPCSQIVAADAALGCWHINQRPGKAPEPNHSKRYRLSDEQLSQLDEVNFRSIVLRLDQHMHEYFPSYQAQSMPLQRWEHLHALASTSYDRGFNTELDITLYANIHGFLGERALAEHPDLDAILKTPSEQTPAQRLERVADIAQERAETLHRSQG
- the tssI gene encoding type VI secretion system tip protein VgrG, with protein sequence MFAPANQTHFALTIEGLSNDFQVLSLQGREAISQPFVFEVELVSEKPSLDLESLLHKPAFLQLSPDGSGIHGQIYRAAQGDSGKRLTRYAVTLRPQLSYLAHRINQRIFQNLTVPKIIGLVLEEHGIQSNAYEFKVGAIYPERIYCVQYDESDLQFVQRLCEEEGIHYHFQHSATAHKLVFGDDQTVFPKLAPVAYQQDSGMVASDPVIKRFDLRLETRTSRITRRDYDFEKPRITLESENRGGALPDLEDYDYPGRLIDRERGKHLAKRALERHRSDFQLAEGKSDQPLLVSGHFLALTQHPKAKWNDLWLLTEVLHEGKQPQVLEESVTSSTTNLKDDFHQGYRNRFQATPWDVPNRPPLTQKKPRILGSQSAVVTGPKGEEIHCDQYGRVKVQFHWDREGQADDKTSCWLRVSSAWAGAHYGGIAIPRIGMEVLVTFLEGDPDQPLISGCLYHKENVVPYALPANKTRTTFKTLSSPGGAGFNELRIEDKKGQEQIFLHAQRDWDENVEHDQKIRVGNERHDTVEKNSYSEFKAEEHHTVYEDRKVEARANDHLTVGVNQHIKIGTGQFIDAGQEIHLSSGMKVVLEAGSELTLIGGGSFIKIDAGGVTLSGPVINMNSGGGPGSGTGAAPLLPGPLKQADADKAGQLLVPAQRQALMQKKPICAICEKAKLEAQNA